Proteins encoded in a region of the Triticum dicoccoides isolate Atlit2015 ecotype Zavitan chromosome 3A, WEW_v2.0, whole genome shotgun sequence genome:
- the LOC119271167 gene encoding uncharacterized protein LOC119271167 isoform X1: protein MAGGVESQWSIRVFERFERSVVRLNHGGLFLGTGFVVYWDESRACLIITCHHVVSRVPMSEILDAYFSGNTIPSAVRIVRRGNDIKDLALLWVQRMSSQVTRPPVVMDFFQHPVAPGWDVVLLGYNVLRNNFILEPSTCSPSTNTHIKYSCTSTGGMSGSPIVLAGVNKVVGVHFMSSGSTGYAICTQAIREYLEEYLHMRAAGTLDVSLGMQYERGFCLQRAAGTLDANLGMQDEGDRR from the exons ATGGCTGGTGGGGTTGAATCTCAGTGGTCCATACGTGTGTTTGAAAGATTTGAGCGTTCTGTGGTGCGACTGAACCATGGAGGTCTTTTTCTTGGCACCGGCTTCGTTGTTTACTGGGACGAGTCCCGGGCGTGCCTCATAATAACATGCCATCATGTTGTTTCGCGTGTACCGATGAGTGAAATCCTGGATGCTTACTTCTCTGGGAACACTATACCATCTGCTGTGCGCATAGTTCGTCGCGGCAACGACATCAAAGACCTTGCTTTGCTTTGGGTCCAACGCATGTCTAGCCAAGTCACAAGACCTCCCGTTGTTATGGACTTCTTCCAGCATCCAGTGGCACCGGGATGGGACGTTGTTCTGCTTGGCTATAACGTTTTGCGTAATAATTTTATCCTGGAGCCCTCAACCTG TTCCCCGTCAACCAATACACATATCAAATATAGTTGCACAAGCACTGGAGGCATGTCTGGGTCACCTATTGTCCTGGCAGGAGTAAACAAAGTCGTTGGGGTGCATTTCATGAGCAGTGGATCGACTGGGTATGCGATTTGCACCCAAGCTATAAGAGAATACTTAGAAGAATATTTACACATG AGAGCAGCTGGAACACTGGATGTTAGCTTGGGGATGCAATATGAAAGGGGGTTTTGTTTGCAGAGAGCAGCTGGAACACTGGATGCGAACTTGGGGATGCAAGATGAAGGTGATCGGAGATGA
- the LOC119271894 gene encoding uncharacterized protein LOC119271894 — protein MMVMDFWRQRGAAGGEAASAAARSRGRRSCFSGGEEQREEKLLQRRREAPPTTICCCFYFPDDGLNVADLLKMRLLIMWVVKILDVVEAPEDVDHVGADRMLLCLPLSCVAFPCSGRCEEYLGEEQLGARRRARVRRRQGWARGGARPGDGDEFLDERLTRGRAPGCSLCMLLPSPSSINEYTD, from the exons ATGATGGTGATGGATTTTTGGCGGCAGCGAGGAGCAGCGGGAGGAGAAGCTGCTTCAGCGGCGGCGAGGAGCAGAGGGAGGAGAAGCTGCTTCAGCGGCGGCGAGGAGCAGAGGGAGGAGAAGCTGCTTCAGCGGCGGCGAGAAGCTCCTCCGACCACCATCTGCTGCTGCTTCTACTTCCCCGACGATG GTTTAAATGTTGCAGATTTACTGAAGATGCGGCTCCTGATCATGTGGGTCGTCAAGATTCTTGATGTGGTTGAAGCTCCTGAAGATGTTGATCATGTGGGTGCTGATCGCATGCTGCTGTGTCTGCCTCTTAGCT GTGTTGCTTTTCCTTGCTCTGGGCGATGCGAGGAGTACCTGGGAGAGGAGCAACTGGGCGCGAGGAGGAGGGCCAGGGTGCGGCGACGACAAGGCTGGGCGCGAGGAGGGGCGCGGCCAGGCGACGGGGATGAGTTCCTGGACGAACGGCTGACGAGGGGGCGAGCGCCTGGATGCTCTCTTTGCATGCTGTTACCATCTCCTAGCAGTATAAACGAATATACAGATTGa
- the LOC119271167 gene encoding uncharacterized protein LOC119271167 isoform X2, with protein sequence MAGGVESQWSIRVFERFERSVVRLNHGGLFLGTGFVVYWDESRACLIITCHHVVSRVPMSEILDAYFSGNTIPSAVRIVRRGNDIKDLALLWVQRMSSQVTRPPVVMDFFQHPVAPGWDVVLLGYNVLRNNFILEPSTCSPSTNTHIKYSCTSTGGMSGSPIVLAGVNKVVGVHFMSSGSTGYAICTQAIREYLEEYLHMDNLSIHELLAIAAEAT encoded by the exons ATGGCTGGTGGGGTTGAATCTCAGTGGTCCATACGTGTGTTTGAAAGATTTGAGCGTTCTGTGGTGCGACTGAACCATGGAGGTCTTTTTCTTGGCACCGGCTTCGTTGTTTACTGGGACGAGTCCCGGGCGTGCCTCATAATAACATGCCATCATGTTGTTTCGCGTGTACCGATGAGTGAAATCCTGGATGCTTACTTCTCTGGGAACACTATACCATCTGCTGTGCGCATAGTTCGTCGCGGCAACGACATCAAAGACCTTGCTTTGCTTTGGGTCCAACGCATGTCTAGCCAAGTCACAAGACCTCCCGTTGTTATGGACTTCTTCCAGCATCCAGTGGCACCGGGATGGGACGTTGTTCTGCTTGGCTATAACGTTTTGCGTAATAATTTTATCCTGGAGCCCTCAACCTG TTCCCCGTCAACCAATACACATATCAAATATAGTTGCACAAGCACTGGAGGCATGTCTGGGTCACCTATTGTCCTGGCAGGAGTAAACAAAGTCGTTGGGGTGCATTTCATGAGCAGTGGATCGACTGGGTATGCGATTTGCACCCAAGCTATAAGAGAATACTTAGAAGAATATTTACACATG GACAACCTATCGATCCATGAGCTGCTTGCCATAGCTGCTGAAGCAACATGA